A genomic window from Triticum urartu cultivar G1812 chromosome 7, Tu2.1, whole genome shotgun sequence includes:
- the LOC125523516 gene encoding peroxisomal membrane protein 11-5, with amino-acid sequence MASLDTVRGDLGLVVLYLSKAEARDKICRAIQYGSKFLSNGQPGPAQNVDKSTSLARKVFRLFKFVNDLQALISPPAKGTPLPLILLGKSKNAMLSTFLFLDQIVWAGRTGVYKNKERAEFLGRIAFYCFLGSNTCTTIIELAELQRLSKSMKKLEKDLKHQELYKNEQYRMKLKKSNERLLALIKSSLDIVVAVGLLQLAPKKVTPRVTGAFGFASSLIACYQLLPAPAKSK; translated from the exons ATGGCCTCACTGGACACCGTCAGAGGAGATCTTGGCCTGGTTGTTTTGTACCTAAGCAAGGCTGAGGCAAGAGATAAGATCTGCCGAGCTATACAATATGGATCCAAGTTCCTGAGCAACGGACAACCAGGACCTGCACAGAATGTCGACAAATCAACTAGTCTTGCTCGGAAAGTTTTCCGGCTGTTTAAG TTTGTTAATGATCTCCAAGCTCTGATTAGCCCCCCTGCCAAAGGAACTCCACTTCCGCTGATCTTACTTGGAAAG TCGAAGAATGCGATGCTGTCAACTTTCCTTTTTCTGGACCAAATTGTTTGGGCTGGGAGAACAGGAGTATACAAG AACAAGGAGCGAGCAGAGTTCCTTGGCAGGATAGCATTTTACTGCTTTCTTGGATCTAATACATGTACTACCATCATCGAG CTAGCGGAGCTTCAGCGGCTTTCCAAATCGATGAAGAAGTTAGAGAAGGACCTCAAGCACCAAGAGCTGTACAAG AACGAGCAGTATCGGATGAAGCTGAAGAAGTCCAATGAGAGGCTGCTTGCTCTCATCAAATCGAGCCTTGACATAGTTGTCGCAGTGGGGCTGCTGCAGCTGGCCCCGAAAAAGGTCACTCCTCGCGTCACTGGGGCCTTTGGGTTCGCTAGCTCGCTCATCGCCTGTTACCAG TTGCTTCCAGCCCCAGCCAAATCCAAGTGA